The Zonotrichia albicollis isolate bZonAlb1 chromosome 6, bZonAlb1.hap1, whole genome shotgun sequence genome window below encodes:
- the LOC102069867 gene encoding protein TUNAR isoform X2, whose amino-acid sequence MVITSGNEEDKGSQEKESKEETILAMLGIIGTILNLIVIIFVYIYTTL is encoded by the coding sequence ATGGTAATCACTAGTGGAAATGAAGAAGATAAAGGCAGtcaagaaaaggaaagcaaagaagAAACCATCTTGGCAATGCTTGGAATTATTGGGACAATTCTGAACCTCATTGTGATCATTTTTGTGTATATTTATACAACGTTGTAA